A single window of Salvia splendens isolate huo1 chromosome 8, SspV2, whole genome shotgun sequence DNA harbors:
- the LOC121745427 gene encoding uncharacterized protein LOC121745427, protein MLSFLSPPIYKYYYQMKWWWESGVSQTRRVNCKLLWIGPVVLETPTAARFKWARPAFSPIPMLLMPSTITIKSSSAEVAPVTSEALLLTPVITLATMSSHPELEVINLEMVDLDEETQFS, encoded by the exons ATGCTCTCTTTCTTATCACCACCTATTTACAAATACTACTATCAG ATGAAGTGGTGGTGGGAGAGTGGTGTGTCGCAGACTCGGAGAGTGAATTGCAAACTGCTTTGGATTGGGCCTGTGGTATTGGAAACGCCAACTGCAGCAAGATTCAAGTGGGCCAGGCCTGCTTTCAGCCCAATACCCATGCTTCTTATGCCTTCAACAATTACTATCAAAAGTTCAAGCGCAGAGGTGGCTCCTGTTACTTCAGAGGCACTGCTCTTGACCCCA GTTATAACTCTTGCAACTATGAGCTCACACCCTGAGCTTGAGGTTATCAATCTAGAAATGGTCGATTTGGACGAGGAAACACAGTTCAGTTGA
- the LOC121745428 gene encoding transmembrane protein 256 homolog — MDPQLWHKVAAISGVAALGLGTYGAHGFKPKNPSYNDVWRTANLYHLVHTAALLAAPITSRPNIFGGLLTTGILAFSGTCYAVAYLEDRTYSRLAPFGGFAFIGAWASLMF, encoded by the exons ATGGATCCTCAGCTTTGGCACAAAGTTGCAGCTATCTCAG GTGTTGCTGCTCTAGGGCTCGGAACCTACGGCGCTCATGGTTTCAAGCCAAAGAACCCTTCCTACAACGAT GTGTGGCGAACGGCAAATTTGTACCATTTGGTTCACACAGCTGCTTTGCTCGCCGCTCCTATTACTTCACGCCCTAATATT TTTGGAGGCCTTTTGACTACTGGAATCCTGGCATTTTCGGGGAC GTGCTATGCGGTTGCATACCTAGAAGATAGAACATATTCTCGGTTGGCCCCCTTCGGAGGATTTGCCTTCATTGGTGCTTGGGCAAGCTTGATGTTCTGA